Below is a genomic region from Dioscorea cayenensis subsp. rotundata cultivar TDr96_F1 chromosome 14, TDr96_F1_v2_PseudoChromosome.rev07_lg8_w22 25.fasta, whole genome shotgun sequence.
TGGGCCTTGATACCATGCCGGTGCCGACTCGTCAAAGGAGCATACGAGAAAGTTCCTCATATAAAGATGTTTATGAAGTTCGGCAGCAACCATCACAAGCCAATTGTGTAAACGATCAACGGCAACAGAGGGGAAAACTTAATGAGCATTTAAATCAAAAGAAGGTGGCTCTTGGTCGGCAAAAACTCACAGAAACAAAACGTCTAGCCACTGATGAAAGTTTTCTTCACTCTAAGCAGTTCCAAGAGGCACTAGAGGTTCTAAGTTCAAACAGAGATTTATTCCTCAAGTTTCTAGACGAACCGAATTCTCTATTGTCTAAGCATCTAAATCAGATCAATACCACCACATCTTCTGACCAGGTCAGGCATATTACTGTATTAAAACCATCAAATGCAGTTGAGCCCAAAGTTCAACGTCGAGCATTTGAAGAAAATATACGGAATAAAGACAACCATCGCCGGTGCTCTAGTCTTGACCACTTCGAGACTCGGAATCTATCTAGCCCAACCAGGATAGTGGTCTTAAAACCAAGCACTGAAAAACCTTGCGAGTTTAAGACTTTGGCGGCAAACCGAATCTTTTCACAAAAGTTACTCAAAGAGAAAGGTTTGGACAATGATTTGAATAGTATGAATAGCAACCGGAGAGATGATTCTCTATTGTCTTCAATGTTATCAAATGGATATATTGGGGATGAGAGCTCGTTCAATAGATCAGAAATTGAGtatgttgaagaagcaagtggtGATTCGGAGATTGTCACTCCAACTTCACGATATTCTTGGGATTACGCAAACAGGCTCGGTAGTCCTTATTCTCTTGGACGGGCTTCTTGTTCATCGGAGTCTTCTGTAATCTGTGAAGCTAGGAAACGGATTTCTGAAAGATGGGTGGCATCAAAAGGAGTTAGTCAAGAACATATGCAAGTCAGGAGTTCAAGCACATTAGGTGAGATGCTCGCCATTGCTGAGGCAAAGAAAGAAGGGGAGACTAGCAGAGAGCTTGATCTTTCGAGCAACCAGTCATTTGGTGAAGACGACGACCCAAGGACATCCACCACCTGTGTGTGTATTGCTGAGACTAAAGATGGAGCTAATGCGGACACATCGTCAAGAAACTTTTCAAGATCAAAATCTGTTCCAGTGACTTCGTCAACTTATGATAAAATTGAGTTGAATGCAGCTGCCTCAAAACCCAGAATCATCAAACCAAATGCTCATGAGGAGGAGATGAAGCCAAAAAGCGGGAAGATGTCTTTGAAGGGGAAAGTttcaagcttcttcttctctaagAACAAGAAGCCTTCCCAACAGAAACTAATTCCTGATATTACTGCTAAGAAAGATCATGGTCCTGAAGAGACTAACAGCTCACTACCTTCTGCTACAGTTACCGGTGGGTCAAAAAACAGCATTGTCTCTGCAAAGGTATGCCGGATTAATATAGATTATTTCCTTGGATCCTTCAGTTTTTAATAATACATTGGTGTAACTTCTAAATCCATTCATCCAGAAATCAACaaattgttttctttggattGGGCATTAGATTTAAAGTtcatagtaatattttttttcatcttgtgGTCATTGGCAGGCTGTGCCTTCTCTTGAGAAATTTAGTGTATCTGAAACTCCTACCGAGACACTTGAACAGCCTAGTCCTGTTTCAGTTCTAGAAGCACCGTTTGACGATGAGAGCGGGATTAGCATACTCCAATCTTCCCAGAGTCTTGACACCGGAAATCTACGTAAGTTACTGTCATACCTTTGCCTTAAGGTATTCTTCATTCTCTGTAAACTAACTGCGACCATTACTGATTTTCTGGCAGAAACATTGTCTAGGTCTGCACCAATAGAGTCCATTGCTCGTTCCCTTCCATGGGATGACACCTACATGGAAAGATCATCCGGAAAGCGCCTAAAACTTACTGAAGCTGCATTCAAGgcagatgaagaagaacaagaacactTTAATTTTGTCCAGAAATTGCTTTCATCTGCCGGTTTAGATGACCAGAGTTCCAAAATCATCTTTTCAAAATGGCATTCATTGGATTGTCCCCTGGATCGGGTTTCACTAGATGGTTTCTttgatgagaaagaagaagggatTAAATATAAGGTGAATAGGTCGAACCAGAGGCTGCTCTTTGACTGTGTTAATGCAGCATTGCTTGAAATCGGGCAGGCAGCTATTTATAATGCATACCCACATGCAAGATCTTTTGCAGAGACCCGGAAGGAGGCTCCTTCTGGCACATCAGTAGCAGAAGTATGGAAACTTGTGAGGGATAAATTTTCAGCTCAGGAAGAGTACTCAAGTGAGATGGATAACAACAATGTATTGATCGATCAAGTAGTGAAGAAGGAAGTGGGCGGAAGTGAATGGACCGAATTGTTGTGGTGGGAGTTAAATGAATTCAGTAAAGAGGTCAGTAAGAAGGTGTTGGAAGAGTTAATCAGAGAGACTTTATCTGACTTAACCGATCCGTGTTTGTGTTGAGGTATTCCTGTTTCTtcgtttcttttttgtttgtatcAAAGAGTGGCCCCTATTACTTACCGACAATTATGTCGGGGGCTACAATGATGATACATGTAATGTTTTGATGTTCAAGCATTGTTCATAGTTGTCAATGTAAAATCTTTGATATAGTGGAAGTGAAAGTTTTTGTTGTTCAATGAAAACTCGTGTGTTTCCTCATTAAAATATCGGTGTGAACATTCAAAGAATACATCATTAGGATCAATCTTTGTATCGCTTTGTATGAATACATGCATATTCAGTATCGGCTTTGTTGTTCGGAATTACTGACAAATGCATTGGACAAAGATTAGTAGCCATTGATCACTAGAAGCATCACGAATCAAATTATTGGGTACAGAAAGGTTCAGTAATGTCTTCTTCAGGACCACAATCTGAAGCAAACAAAATCCAGCTACAACAAATGCAATTATGTACTACACTTTTTTTTCTAGCACACTCTGAATTCAGGTCATATATTAACAGCATTTTATTCAGAACCCCACTATATACAGAGTGATCGCTTTAGTGGCCATAAGAATAATGTCGCGAACTTTTCAGACGACAGCTTCATCTGAAGATTGATTCTTTGCCCACCAGAGCTGCATCGACAAGAATTATgcatcagaaaaaaaaaagagtaaaatttCTGCTGAATGAATTAACAAGAGTACCTTATCCTTCATTGCTGAACGCCAAGTTTTCATGGGGATTTTTTCGTTGCCTGAAGAAGTCGAAGCGATCGGAGCATCTAGTTGGTTTAGAAGCGGTTTTCTTATAGCATCATAATCTTCATGTCTACCAGTGTTCACTCGCTTTGACCGAGCCATGAGTCGAAGTATCATCGCAAGCATGATTGAAAGCATctatatgtatacataattCCGGCTAATTGAGTGTTTTACCATCTTATGAGGTTGTGCTGATGTTTCGGTTTGTTATTTATCAGGAAAGGAAGAGTATACCTGAATGGCAAATACAACAATGGCAAACCACTTGCACATATCGATATTAGCTTCGATAAATTGGCTAAGCCGTTTAAGTTCTCCGGTGTGATCACGAGGAAAATCCTTGAGAAAAATTATGAATGGTCAGATTTCTTCTGTATTTCAAAGCAAAGAGAAATTTAGTTGCTTTTATTACTGGAAATAGTTGTTTACCTTTTCCCATTGTTTGTTCAAGATGATATCACACACTAAAGCTGCTTCGGATACAATTAGTATCGACGTGAACAATGCATACTGTGATTGATCTTAGTTAAGAAAATCACATGAATATCTAATGAAACATTGCAGAACATATATAATATTGGTTATAAATCTAAGTCGGTATACGATAAAGAACGGAATTTAGTTCCTTTTATGAGTATGACACAATAATGCAGTAAAAAACagcaacatataaaaaaacactagaTAATAAAGGAAGAGAATTCATTCTGTTATCATGTAAAGATCCATGAACTAGATTTAGTTATGGAATGAAAATCTAAAGTAAATTCTTGGTAAAATTCACACTATATATAGTATACTGAGATTATAGCACAAAAGATGCAGTAAAATCagtaaaacaaaacacaagatGAAGGAAATCCCATATCAAGTACAGTTATCAAATTAAAAAGctgaagagagagagattatAGCATAAAAATGCAGGAAAATCAGCATAACAAGAACTCAAAATTATGAAGAAAGAGATTACATTTTGTTTACCATGTTACTTACTATGAAATCAAGTGTAGTTACTGAAAATTGCAGTAAAAAAACAGCAGACTAAAacacaaaatgataaaaaacaaGAGAATTGACACCAGTTTATCAACACTTTTcagtaaaattttcaaagaaatcaaatgaatTAGGATACAAAACAAAGACAGCAACCATTGGTCACCTCTGCAGAAACATACCCAATGAAAGCAATCAAACAAACAGAAACACCAACTCCAAAAGCAAACCACACAAAcctacaacaacaaaaacagaaaTCCACATCAGTTGAAAATCATCAAAAGATTGTTAAACTAATAATGTTTGTTGATCACCATGATGCTCCTTCATTCTGCTGAGTGCTCCAGCATGTCAgaatccacaaagagtagatcAAAATGGAGACACCATTAAATGCTTGGACATAGTTCAAGAACATTAGAGTGTGAGAAAGGCAAGTGCTGCAAGGCTTCATTGTTGATCAATCTACAGCTCTTCAAACCAAAGATGAATTTTTGAGAAGAATTTCAAGTGGCAGAGAAGAACAAAAGTACAGAACACTTAGctgggaaaaaaaaagttggcTTTTTTATTGTAGGGCCATGaacattattgatattttttcttaCTGGATTTGGAATGAAGGCAAGCGTGTATTGGACACGTGGCAAGATGGGAAGTGGTTTGAGTTAAGCTGTTGAGATTTGTGAACAAATGAAAGGATGACACGTGGATGGGTTTAGGTTAATGGAGTTGGGATTGGGAATCCGAAGTCTATGGGTCATGAAATGTTtgtcttgtttttaattttagagaTGGTGAGTTGTCTCATGTTGGCTCCATGATTGAGTCTTTTAGAAAGATAATTATCTTTTACTCACATTATCTCTAAATTCTTTTAATCTTGAatcaaagattaaaaacaaattttaatatggAGCAAAGTTTGCTTctgttttttatatgttatttatatttagtgtgATTGGAGACAGGACggaatattttttatcaatgtttttttaataaaaattggataaatcaTAAGTTTGctataattctaaaaaaaaaatacagatacACAGAAGTAATATAGAGTAATTTAATTTCTTACGTAATCAAAATAGGTAAGGTCTTTCTCTAATGTGGGGTCATTTtcttttggttatatatataagagtacaaaagagtaaaaaataaataaaaacatgctGAATAGTTAGATTTGTGAGTAATGATATTTGTCATTTTTCTCTTGACTTCAGGGTCAAATCAAAAAATATGCCAAGGGGATCTAGAGATATTTAATCtatatatgttctttttatttgagaaaatttattcatttttatctaTTGGACAATAAATAAagcttttaaatatataaatctttcAATTTGTTCCCGTACATTTTTGTCTTGTAAAAACatacattttaaatattttaaaattattatttgaaaaatatgcttCATTATACTTAgcctttttaaaatataaattataattacatttgagtcaaatacaaacaaaaatgcattaaatagacaacatatttttatattttgttaattataaaatataaaatactattGATTTATTGACATCACAAATGATTAAATGGgacaaaaaccctaaaaatgtTGATTGTTTCTATTAGAGAGAAAGGACATgttaaacatatgattaattgaataaattaccataaattcatacaaacctcaccaaaccctaactaATAAAATCCCCAAATCAACAAATTTCCCCCAATTTCCTCCACCACAGATTAGAAAAATTGgaattagggtttcttttgggCAATGGGTTCCAGAAGGGGGAAACCCCTGCCCAACGGTCACCTCCAACCTTCTAGAAATCATACACGTGTAACCATCTAATCCCTAGTTCTCCTGCCTCGAGATCAGACTTTCTTGATCATCATGATGGCATTTTCGTCATTTGAGTGTTTATATAGACATTCCCGGCTTTCTCTTCTCATGAAACTCAAACAAAGTTGCATTTTTTTGGTGAGTTCTTAGACTTTTTCCCCTTGATTTAGctctcaatttttatttttttgtttgatttttgagtttttagatTGAATCTAGTTATTGAATTTATAACTGATTGAATTGAGAGGAATTtgaagcttgttttctcaatgGTTTTCAATTTATGAGTGattgataatttaattgttttgaatttaCAGATGGATCAACATGTTCAAGTTGTAGAATTTATCGATGATGAAGAAATTcttaagaaaaagagaaagaaacaatCTTTGCGAGCTCGATATGTTTATGGTTTCGTTTTCTTCGCAACAAATATATTAGCATGGGTTCTTCGGGATTATGGAAACATTGTTTCGGATGAGCTACATTGTaagttttcatgtttattttgtagatttttttggtttgtatTGTTAATGTTTTcctgaaaattttctttttcatagaCTTAAGAATTTGTcgaaaaaaggaagaagattgTTCTCATTCGAAAGGCGTGCTTCGAGTGAGTTTGGGATGTTTTGTATCCTTACTAAATGAAATCTTACTGTTTATGTTTGTATTTGGTTCTTTTACTTGGCATTTCACTTGACCAAGTGTTTTTCAGATATTTTTCTCATTCATGTTTTTTACCACATTGGGAACAAGAAAGTTGAATCAAATTAGGAATTCATGGCATTCAAATTGGTGGATTCTGAAATTGGTTTTGTATCTTCTTTCAGTAATGGTTTCATTTCTGATCCCTGACGTGTATATTCATATTTACGGTAATTTAACTGCAGttaaagtttaatttgtttgtttcttttgctgTCGAATCTTGTTTTCATATCGGCATTGTTATCCTTGAAGGTGAAATAGCTACGTATCGGTGCCGGGTAATTTTGATTTTACATgcattcctttttttaatttattgattataaagaACACTAATGATCAGTGATTTCGGGcttatttttaatacatttaATAGGATTTTTCTTGTTCTCCAACTCGTAAGTGTGATTGAATTCATCACATGGTGTAACGATAACTGGATGCCGGATTCACAAACAAAGCAATGGTATGCAATTAATCTATAACAATTTAGTCTTTCTCATTggatattaatttttgttgtgttttagtGATTTAATAGGATTGTTCTTTGCTACCATTTCCTGCCTTGCTTCGTACTTTGGGATCGTTGCAATGTACTTTATGTACGCACCCGAAAAAGCGTGCATGttcaacatatttttcattacaTGGACCGCAATTTTGGTTAATGTATTGATGATCGTATCTCTACACTCAAAAGTATGTCCATTGAGAATTTTGGATTTTAATGTTCTATATTTCGAATAAATTTTATGCTTTGTTCATATGCTGCTTTTTTCTGCACATTTTGAAGGTTAATCGAGGCCTTTTATCATCTGCGATTATGAGTTCGtacattgtttttctttgttggtcTACAATTCAaaggtataattttttttcgtGCTTGTTCTTTCGTTTACTGAATGTTTGCAATGGAATTAAGATATCTTTTGAGCATATGCAGCGAACCTTCAAATGACAAATGCAAAACACGAAAGTGGATTTCTGATAACGATAATTGGACAACTATACTTGTGAGAAATACATCAAAATTAGTATTAGAGTGACTAATTGCACCACATATGCTAtgtatatcattatataatttaagcttttgggttgaattggattcaaataatttGTTTAGCAATTTCATAGGGATTTCTCATTGCTATATTTGCGATTGTGATGGCAACTTTATCGACCGGAACTGATTCTAAATTTTTTCAGGTAAATCATTGAATTGAATGAAAATCACTTCTATTACATCAAATGCATATATCTCTTACACTAATTTATTTTCAGTTCCGAGAAGTTGAGGTTGAATCCGACGATGAAATTCCTTATCAATATGAAGTTTTCCACTTCATACTCTCCATCGGAGCAATGCACTTCGCAATGTTATTCATCAGCTGGGAATTAGACCATACAACCAAAAGGTACAAAATGTTAAGTTAATGAATATGGATATGGAcatatataaacatgcaaaactatcatattcttgtgaattttaTTTTGACTAGATGGAGTATCGATGTTGGTTGGATTAGTACATGGGTGAAATTCATCAATGAAACATTCGCCGCTAGCCTTTTCCGTAAGTGCTTCTCACAATGAACAACAGAAACATTATCATATACCAGTCACAGTGACGAAAAAACCATGGTTGTTTCCTTTGATGCTATAATGCAGTATGGAAATTGATTTCACCGGTTGTGTTGAATAAAGACATTCAAACCGAAGAACCTTCGCTTCCCTATTCGTATCTCCATTTTGATGGTATAATGTTCTAATTTACATTGTTTAAAGTTTAGAAAACAATAGTTCCGGTAGCATATTAAAGATAGAGAATACGAATTGAAGGCATAGCTCTTAATAGAACAATATAAAGTGATGATATAATCAATTTTGTTCTCTTATGACAGTAATCTAAttcgtattttctattgttaaTGTACATTGtagagaagaacaagaaaaggttGGTTCTCGGAAAATAGAAAGCTTAACAAGAATGTTATTCCGAGGAATCTACACTTTGCTTTTGCTGCAGGGAAGCAATTTTCGAAGAAgataaaaggaaaaatgaaTGCAATTGTTGAAGAAATTCACTCATTGTCTTCCATggatcatgatcatgatcatgatgTTCATGTTCCAACAAATACAGGGACAACAATGTTTGTTCATCATgtgagaaacaatcaaaactgCAGAAATATCAGCATGAACAACAACATTCACGGAGTGACCAATTCTGTGTTTTTTGGCAGTGAATTGATCATGAGAGATCCTGCAACAAGATTGAACATGAAGCAGCTGCCAATTCAATGCAGTATGAATGAGAAGATGAAATTTGTTGTGAGATTTGGattcattttgttgttgtttttgtttttctgggAGTTTGTAACAGTTTGGTCATAAAAATAGTGTGtatcaatgtatatatatatatacatacaaagaAAATATCAAAACTAGTTTTGATCAGAATGGAACTATTTCAGTGTTTGGTAAAATTCTCTGTTTTTCATGtttgaaagaaaatgattttaattttttaattttaagttgtCAATTCATTTACAGTTTGTGGATTCAAGCATCCAGTCCGTCTATCTTATATCAACTAATTATCTTGTATTCtctgtataattttttttttaatttaatttaatttaattattattattattttgaaaaaatagataaactacatTCATTAAGCAAGCAACTAAACCAAAACATCCACTATATACGAACAGAAAAAAAGAGACAGAGGTACAAGAGACGGTGTAGGTTTACTACTCCGCCTAAAACTGAGAGTCAGGAGCCTAGCCTTTCATCAGATCAGAATCCAACTCGGGCTCCATCTGAGTCAGAAGCCTAGccctcaatatatatattttttaattttatttaaataaattgtggtttatttatttttaaaaataataacaataattaaaaatcataaaattcaaaaaaaaaattgcgttaaaagtaaatttgattaaaattgaaattttaaaataaaaaaatggaagaaaaattCAGTGATTCGTCCTTCTCTTAATTGATTTCCTCCAACGTGTCAACATTAAATATGCTCCCGTTTTATACTACATGTCACCTGACTTGCTTGCCACCGGATAATTTGCCACGTGGCATTTCCATCAATGGTTGGATCTTCATCACCGCAAGATTGTCTCAAGATATAAGAAACTTTTCCATCTCGAGGCAACACTTCATCTGATTAACTGACACGTGGCGATGTTTCCTTAAACATCAACCGACACGTCAGCTAACAATCCTACGTTGTCGGTTTAGTGTTACCGGCTACCGACGGGAAACATCGGCGCACTGTATGCTAACATGCGCTGGCTTGTatttttccaatatatatatatatatatgacttccACTTTTGTTTTCCGGGAAACTCGGAATCCATTTCCGTGAAAAGATCCTCGCTTTCCGATTCTCTGTAAGtctttttcaccattttttcaATCTAGCGATCTTATCTTTGTGCTTTCTTTAGGTAttgctctttgtttttattccttttttttttttggagtgaTTGTTCTGAAAAAGTTGTGTTTTTTAACCATTTTGTGTGAttaatgtggtttttttttattctttttttttggttgaatttggtttaggattttggtttttctatgattttgaaATGGATGTGGTCTTTAAAGTGTTTAGGGTTTGGAAATGTGAACATTTTCTTCTGGTTTACTCACCAAAGGTGGTGCCTTTTCCCTGATTTCTATGTTCCTGATGTTAGGTTAGAAAATGGCTCGTTTGGATTCATGTTCAAGTTTGATTTATCTCAGTTTTATGCATATTAGAAGATTAGATGGTGTTTTGAGTTCATGCCATTTGAATTCATGAATCTCTGGTTTTGTAGTTTgagtttttgtattataattttggGTTCTTTTTTGAGGCATAGTTGGAATTTATCactatttttaatctaaataagAGATTTTGATCATACATGAATCACATTAATGGttctatatttattaattagctCTGTTTGATTGGATTATTTAAATTTGTCATTGATAGCATTGTTCTTGTTAGATGGTGTTTTGAGTACACCAATTTCCATTTTGGAATTCATGAATCATTAGTGGATACGAAGCACTATGAATTTCCTAATTTGAGTTTCTGTATCATAATTTAGGGTTCCATGGAGGCATAATTGGAATTCATCACTGTTGTCAATCTAAAGATATGATTTTTAGCCTACATGGATCAAATTAATGGCTCTGTTTGATTGGAAAATTCCTCATTGAGAGCTTTGTTCTTGTCAGATGGCATTTTGAGCACACACAATCTCCATTTCATGAATTATCAGCAGAGACAAAGCATTATGATTTTCCTAATTCAAGTTTTTGTATCataatttaggtttttattgaGGTATTGTTGGAATTCATCACCATTTTCATTGAATCTCATTAATGGCTCtatacttatttatttgctCTGTTTGATTGGAAAATTCCTAATTAAGAGCATCGTTCTTGTTAGAATCTGATGAGAAGACGAAATCTGGTGTCTAATTCTCATGATGGGATGGAAAAGTTCAACGCCAAGCAGCAGAACTCCCGGGTTTGCATTCTTGTCACATTGTCTGGCATCTTTTGGTTCTTGATCTTCTACTTCCATTTCACCGTCCTAAGTTCGAGTACCACCACTATCCAACCAGAGCGCACCTCCTTAGACCCCATTCCATCGAAGTTTGAACATTTGTACAAAGACCAAAGCCACAGTGAACGTCTTCCTACTTACCAGCCATTGCCTCATGAGGAATCCAATGCAAAGCAGGAAGCAAAGAACTACCCTTTTTTACGAGCCCTCAAGACTGCTGATAACAAGAGTGATAAATGCGGCGGGAGATATATCTATGTGCATGACCTTCCATCGCAGTTCAATGAAGATATGCTCAAAGAATGCAAGTCGCTTAATCTATGGACTAACTTCTGCAAGTTCACAACCAATGCTGGCCTTGGTCCACCACTTGAGAATGTTGAAGGTGTCTTCTCGAATACAGGATGGTATGCCACCAATCAGTTCACGGTTGATGTGATTTTCAGCAATAGAATGAAACAATATGAGTGTTTGACAAAGGATTCATCCATTGCTGCAGCGGTGTTTGTGCCTTTCTATGCTGGTTTTGACATAGCAAGGTATCTCTGGGGGTATAATATATCGGTGAGGGACTCAGCTTCTTTGGCCTTGCAAGATTGGCTTATGAAGAGGCCGGAGTGGAATGTGATGGGTGGGAAGGATCATTTCTTGGTTGGAGGAAGGATCACTTGGGATTTTAGAAGACTTACTGATTTGGAATCAGATTGGGGGAACAAGTTTTTGTTCCTGCCTGCAGCCAAAAATATGACAATGCTTGTTGTGGAGTCCAGCCCGTGGAATGCAAATGATTATGCGATTCCATATCCTACTTATTTCCACCCAGCTAAAGATGAAGATGTGTTTCATTTGGCAAGATCGAATGAGAAAGTTAGAAAGGAAGTGGCTGTTCTCTTTCGCTGGTGCGCCGCGACCTGATAATCCTAAATCTATCAGAGGACAACTGATTGATCA
It encodes:
- the LOC120275922 gene encoding LOW QUALITY PROTEIN: xyloglucan galactosyltransferase KATAMARI1 homolog (The sequence of the model RefSeq protein was modified relative to this genomic sequence to represent the inferred CDS: deleted 1 base in 1 codon), with translation MRRRNLVSNSHDGMEKFNAKQQNSRVCILVTLSGIFWFLIFYFHFTVLSSSTTTIQPERTSLDPIPSKFEHLYKDQSHSERLPTYQPLPHEESNAKQEAKNYPFLRALKTADNKSDKCGGRYIYVHDLPSQFNEDMLKECKSLNLWTNFCKFTTNAGLGPPLENVEGVFSNTGWYATNQFTVDVIFSNRMKQYECLTKDSSIAAAVFVPFYAGFDIARYLWGYNISVRDSASLALQDWLMKRPEWNVMGGKDHFLVGGRITWDFRRLTDLESDWGNKFLFLPAAKNMTMLVVESSPWNANDYAIPYPTYFHPAKDEDVFIWQDRMRKLERKWLFSFAGAPRPDNPKSIRGQLIDQCKQSSVCKLLECDFGESKCHSPSSIMQMFQSSLFCLQPQGDSYTRRSAFDSMLAGCIPVFFHPGSGYTQYTWHLPKNYSSYSVFIPEDDIRKKNVLIEERLKQISPDTVKTMRETVISLIPRLIYADPRSKLETLQDAFDVSVQAIIDKVTTLRKDIIAGDEDKDFIEENSWKYALLEEGQRTVGAHEWDPFFSKPKEAKNGESGSSSTEFAKKSWNNEQKNRS
- the LOC120275974 gene encoding probable serine incorporator isoform X1, translated to MISDFGLIFNTFNRIFLVLQLVSVIEFITWCNDNWMPDSQTKQCDLIGLFFATISCLASYFGIVAMYFMYAPEKACMFNIFFITWTAILVNVLMIVSLHSKVNRGLLSSAIMSSYIVFLCWSTIQSEPSNDKCKTRKWISDNDNWTTILGFLIAIFAIVMATLSTGTDSKFFQFREVEVESDDEIPYQYEVFHFILSIGAMHFAMLFISWELDHTTKRWSIDVGWISTWVKFINETFAASLFLWKLISPVVLNKDIQTEEPSLPYSYLHFDGIMF
- the LOC120275555 gene encoding uncharacterized protein LOC120275555, giving the protein MYILYKEKLCVQKLVSKPNPILPFKSADINGAAGPGGVSECRRTPALSSSSNKCSLNTVLELFLGVEMNEYQKRRQMQSQQQFPGCMGRMINMFDLSSGMYRTKLLTDRAHRDDSPTHTNKSSLVKKSLEPVGIQIRDKPMIKEMKKSFSDKKSCGTPMKMLIAQEMSKEIESNRKPPNVVAKLMGLDTMPVPTRQRSIRESSSYKDVYEVRQQPSQANCVNDQRQQRGKLNEHLNQKKVALGRQKLTETKRLATDESFLHSKQFQEALEVLSSNRDLFLKFLDEPNSLLSKHLNQINTTTSSDQVRHITVLKPSNAVEPKVQRRAFEENIRNKDNHRRCSSLDHFETRNLSSPTRIVVLKPSTEKPCEFKTLAANRIFSQKLLKEKGLDNDLNSMNSNRRDDSLLSSMLSNGYIGDESSFNRSEIEYVEEASGDSEIVTPTSRYSWDYANRLGSPYSLGRASCSSESSVICEARKRISERWVASKGVSQEHMQVRSSSTLGEMLAIAEAKKEGETSRELDLSSNQSFGEDDDPRTSTTCVCIAETKDGANADTSSRNFSRSKSVPVTSSTYDKIELNAAASKPRIIKPNAHEEEMKPKSGKMSLKGKVSSFFFSKNKKPSQQKLIPDITAKKDHGPEETNSSLPSATVTGGSKNSIVSAKAVPSLEKFSVSETPTETLEQPSPVSVLEAPFDDESGISILQSSQSLDTGNLQTLSRSAPIESIARSLPWDDTYMERSSGKRLKLTEAAFKADEEEQEHFNFVQKLLSSAGLDDQSSKIIFSKWHSLDCPLDRVSLDGFFDEKEEGIKYKVNRSNQRLLFDCVNAALLEIGQAAIYNAYPHARSFAETRKEAPSGTSVAEVWKLVRDKFSAQEEYSSEMDNNNVLIDQVVKKEVGGSEWTELLWWELNEFSKEVSKKVLEELIRETLSDLTDPCLC
- the LOC120275975 gene encoding membrane protein TMS1-like; amino-acid sequence: MDQHVQVVEFIDDEEILKKKRKKQSLRARYVYGFVFFATNILAWVLRDYGNIVSDELHYLRICRKKEEDCSHSKGVLRVSLGCFIFFSFMFFTTLGTRKLNQIRNSWHSNWWILKLVLYLLSVMVSFLIPDVYIHIYGEIATYRCRVILILHAFLFLIY
- the LOC120275974 gene encoding probable serine incorporator isoform X2; this encodes MPDSQTKQCDLIGLFFATISCLASYFGIVAMYFMYAPEKACMFNIFFITWTAILVNVLMIVSLHSKVNRGLLSSAIMSSYIVFLCWSTIQSEPSNDKCKTRKWISDNDNWTTILGFLIAIFAIVMATLSTGTDSKFFQFREVEVESDDEIPYQYEVFHFILSIGAMHFAMLFISWELDHTTKRWSIDVGWISTWVKFINETFAASLFLWKLISPVVLNKDIQTEEPSLPYSYLHFDGIMF
- the LOC120275464 gene encoding tetraspanin-18-like, encoding MKPCSTCLSHTLMFLNYVQAFNGVSILIYSLWILTCWSTQQNEGASWFVWFAFGVGVSVCLIAFIGYVSAEVTNGCCLCFYALFTSILIVSEAALVCDIILNKQWEKDFPRDHTGELKRLSQFIEANIDMCKWFAIVVFAIQMLSIMLAMILRLMARSKRVNTGRHEDYDAIRKPLLNQLDAPIASTSSGNEKIPMKTWRSAMKDKLWWAKNQSSDEAVV